The proteins below are encoded in one region of Penicillium psychrofluorescens genome assembly, chromosome: 4:
- a CDS encoding uncharacterized protein (ID:PFLUO_006240-T1.cds;~source:funannotate), which produces MATPFNPFAGRGQKAGATGTPGRGRGSTLNARSAPFQTKGSNTPQQSKFRGRGRGSGARSARGRGAAVSGSTTSTSHTAAGSSTSGSVNSPFAQLNQKQSFSSLFGGQAAHQKPSFPVVPNGVATSNPTNGASKSVQANTMGGGIGESVPVEDASVLNHYHERYEQLKVDRAKRRQKAIKDGQMADPNQPTSLNQAITPIGTCTSMCPEFESVERIVQKMVDKNEKFLHPSTGSLQNMETKMLKRFRRSAAGYDEQLPSDIRTPKTLLQATNYLTRHILGGSEPLGTIHKYVWDRTRSIRNDFSVQQLTQEADVRTAVTCLERIARFHIMSLHLLTNPANEEPFDRHQEREQLNNTMLSLMYYYDDNRGRIAFLNEDEFRAYYIIFSIHDQRPDLEARVQKWPAAMLNSPRVQVALEIFAAASNTWEYQGALDARRPNAIAQGFYARFFNLINSPSVSYLMACVAEIYFNHMRQTAIRAIWKAYCRSPASQQHKNEEWTVEELTKVLHFDDDDQTIKFCEEQDLELAENADGDLYLNWGNRPVDSVGFQPSSEHVFSDTFVESKRSGRTLVAIVLGLNIREAARMGMVDRSSLPEQTTTPFAAKSETPTQEDSLFVSDEDNTTPAPVVQPYAPLLENVRPESPPPSSFGNMFGGATQPPFSSPSQSQNPFQPSEPSKMFGSPFPGTTTTSNLPPSSSTSPNPFATLASTTSSPSAPLQSPLALPKEPEPAEKEETPATTTPAQQPSSIFSGSSFTSTTAKPSTAPNPFAASLSSFPSFKAPGPSQQEAASVSTSTVQQTPSVASKPFTASFSPFTPPKEPSPLQQVEYATESTPEQAPSLFPTLPAPAASVEQKETSTSTTLTPQFGLPTTSQPPSLFNFPAPPSASRTEQTAPSVGLTPDSSQQSAGLFNSVNAPSLGGISQAPLFASPQATTTDEEKLAQGPPVTEPAQPVFSKPKPAPKLFDPAPTTAFGTLFQSATPSDLSGSTSAVQQESNQSQESFDGSTEASKPKSTVLDDTAAANNVNGPLLPSQTVTTESTTTKPDDSTEQMVYLESTTSPEPPSESRDPPISASLPTSPDMSEERHRAWLDVLNRAAMRRRYTQAPSRKRVYEEPIETGPTENGPGPKAAKVSEAKGHSPPAKFSMARSSIKPLPTLPILERVKALTERKRPSKEETEAARPKSTQVDEDEMLLSAARIAAESLRSGPKLSDDWSDYGEPRGSSFSPSSSVSSLHFARSASPPQTFSQSYNVAYAPDTPLGLGRTMSRTEQRIRTTGGHGLAYKPLNFTPDGKPKFTRSR; this is translated from the exons ATGGCCACCCCGTTCAACCCGTTTGCTGGCCGTGGCCAGAAAGCCGGGGCAACAGGCACGCCTGGACGCGGGCGTGGCAGCACACTCAATGCGCGCTCGGCGCCCTTTCAGACCAAGGGCTCCAATACCCCGCAGCAATCGAAGTTTCGTGGTCGTGGGCGAGGCTCCGGTGCGCGGTCAGCTCGAGGCCGTGGCGCCGCTGTTTCTGGGTCGACCACCAGCACATCGCACACTGCTGCCGGGTCATCTACGTCAGGCTCGGTTAATTCGCCGTTCGCTCAGTTGAACCAGAAACAATCTTTCTCGTCTCTCTTTGGCGGACAGGCTGCGCATCAAAAACCCTCCTTTCCCGTTGTCCCAAATGGCGTCGCGACGTCTAATCCCACCAACGGCGCGTCGAAATCGGTTCAAGCGAATACCATGGGTGGAGGAATAGGAGAATCCGTGCCTGTGGAGGATGCGTCGGTTCTGAATCATTACCACGAGCGCTACGAGCAG CTCAAAGTCGATCGGGCGAAACGACGACAGAAGGCCATCAAAGATGGACAGATGGCGGACCCCAACCAGCCCACCTCGTTAAATCAAGCCATCACCCCGATTGGCACTTGCACCAGCATGTGTCCCGAATTCGAGAGCGTGGAACGCATTGTGCAGAAGATGGTCGACAAAAACGAAAAG TTTCTTCACCCGTCGACGGGGTCTCTGCAAAACATGGAAACGAAAATGCTCAAACGTTTTCGACGATCGGCTGCTGGATATGACGAGCAACTCCCTTCGGATATTCGAACACCCAAGACACTACTCCAAGCCACCAACTATCTTACTCGGCATATTCTTGGTGGAAGTGAGCCGCTTGGCACAATCCACAAATATGTCTGGGACCGGACGCGGTCCATTCGCAACGACTTCTCGGTCCAGCAACTCACCCAGGAGGCTGACGTACGAACAGCAGTCACTTGCCTGGAACGGATTGCCAGATTCCACATCATGtctcttcacctcctcaCCAACCCGGCGAACGAGGAGCCGTTTGACCGCCACCAGGAACGCGAGCAGCTGAACAACACTATGCTGTCGCTTATGTACTACTACGACGACAATCGCGGCCGCATTGCGTTTCTGAATGAAGATGAATTCCGCGCCTACTACATTATCTTCTCCATTCACGATCAACGACCAGATCTTGAAGCTCGTGTACAGAAGTGGCCGGCCGCGATGCTGAACTCCCCACGCGTTCAAGTCGCCCTGGAGATCTTCGCGGCCGCCTCGAATACATGGGAGTACCAGGGTGCTCTGGATGCGCGTCGACCAAATGCCATCGCACAGGGGTTTTACGCTCGCTTTTTCAACTTGATCAATTCTCCGAGCGTATCCTACCTGATGGCATGCGTGGCGGAAATTTACTTTAATCACATGCGGCAGACTGCCATTCGTGCGATTTGGAAAGCTTACTGTCGTTCGCCGGCTTCGCAGCAGCACAAGAATGAAGAATGGACTGTGGAGGAACTTACCAAGGTGCTCCActtcgacgacgatgaccagACGATCAAATTTTGCGAAGAACAGGACCTGGAGCTCGCCGAGAATGCGGATGGGGATCTCTATCTCAACTGGGGCAACCGCCCTGTTGATTCCGTCG GCTTTCAACCGTCTTCTGAGCATGTCTTTTCCGACACATTTGTGGAGTCAAAACGGAGTGGAAGAACTTTGGTTGCTATCGTCCTTGGCTTGAATATTCGGGAGGCAGCGAGGATGGGCATGGTGGACCGTTCTAGTCTGCCTGAACAAACAACCACGCCATTTGCCGCTAAATCCGAGACTCCTACTCAGGAAGACTCGCTTTTTGTCAGTGACGAGGACAATACGACACCGGCCCCTGTCGTTCAACCATACGCTCCTCTCCTGGAAAATGTCCGTCCGGAGTCCCCCCCGCCATCCAGTTTCGGAAACATGTTTGGAGGTGCCACGCAGCCGCCGttttcctctccttcgcAGTCCCAGAACCCCTTCCAGCCTTCTGAACCTTCTAAGATGTTCGGTTCTCCCTTCCCTGGGACCACCACGACTAGTAACCtcccgccatcatcttcaacatctcccAATCCTTTTGCTACTCTAGCATCCACCACATCGAGTCCCTCCGCCCCTTTGCAATCACCATTGGCGCTTCCAAAAGAGCCTGAGCCAGCTGAGAAAGAGGAAACCCCCGCCACTACCACAcctgctcagcagccatcGTCGATATTTTCTGGTAGCAGTTTTACCAGCACAACCGCAAAGCCGTCTACAGCACCCAACCCGTTCGCAGCTTCATTATCTTCATTCCCATCTTTCAAGGCTCCAGGGCCAAGTCAACAAGAAGCGGCCTCTGTATCGACATCGACTGTCCAGCAGACACCCTCTGTGGCTTCGAAGCCTTTTACAGCTTCTTTCTCGCCTTTCACGCCTCCGAAAGAACCATCTCCACTCCAGCAAGTTGAATATGCCACAGAATCAACACCGGAGCAGGCgccttctcttttccctACCTTGCCAGCCCCTGCTGCTTCAGtcgagcagaaggagacCAGTACCTCGACCACTCTCACACCGCAGTTTGGCCTTCCTACTACCTCTCAACCACCCTCTTTGTTCAACTTcccagctcctccatctgcCTCCCGAACCGAACAAACTGCTCCCTCCGTTGGATTAACCCCTGATTCCAGCCAGCAGTCGGCTGGTCTCTTCAACTCTGTGAACGCACCATCTTTAGGTGGTATCTCTCAAGCTCCCTTATTCGCGTCTCCTCAGGCTACTACgacggatgaagagaaaCTTGCCCAAGGTCCTCCGGTGACGGAGCCTGCCCAGCCTGTATTCTCTAAGCCCAAGCCCGCACCAAAACTTTTCGACCCTGCGCCAACAACTGCCTTTGGTACACTCTTCCAATCAGCAACGCCTTCGGATCTATCCGGAAGCACTTCCGCAGTGCAACAGGAGTCGAACCAATCACAGGAAAGCTTTGATGGTTCGACTGAAGCGAGCAAGCCAAAGTCGACTGTACTAGACGATACGGCTGCTGCGAACAACGTCAATGGTCCTCTTTTGCCATCACAGACTGTTACGACCgagtccaccaccaccaaaccCGATGATTCTACTGAACAAATGGTGTACCTCGAGTCCACTACGTCGCCTGAACCCCCTTCCGAATCGAGAGACCCGCCAATTTCCGCGAGTTTACCTACCT CTCCGGATATGAGTGAAGAACGACACCGTGCTTGGCTGGACGTGTTGAACAGAGCTGCTATGAGACGACGATACACACAAGCGCCCAGTCGGAAACGGGTTTATGAAGAGCCGATTGAAACTGGACCGACCGAGAATGGCCCAGGCCCCAAAGCAGCTAAGGTGTCAGAAGCAAAAGGACATTCTCCGCCAGCCAAGTTTTCGATGGCACGCTCCTCCATCAAACCCCTGCCGACTCTTCCTATCCTGGAACGGGTCAAGGCTTTGACAGAACGCAAGCGACCCAGTAAAGAGGAGACCGAGGCCGCCAGGCCCAAATCCACTCAggtggacgaagacgaaatgCTTCTTTCTGCTGCACGGATCGCTGCTGAATCATTGAGGAGCGGTCCAAAGCTTTCTGACGACTGGTCTGATTACGGCGAACCACGAGGATCTTCCTTCAGCCCTAGCAGCAGTGTCTCCTCGCTGCATTTCGCCCGCAGTGCCTCGCCTCCGCAGACCTTTTCCCAAAGTTACAATGTCGCCTACGCTCCCGATACCCCTTTGGGACTGGGCAGGACGATGTCGCGTACCGAGCAGCGAATTCGAACGACTGGTGGGCATGGGTTGGCATACAAGCCTTTGAACTTCACACCGGATGGCAAACCGAAGTTTACACGGAGTAGATAG